From the genome of Haloterrigena sp. KLK7, one region includes:
- a CDS encoding anthranilate phosphoribosyltransferase codes for MAQASQEFGEWPLKRLMTEVVGSGPKSADDMSREQAREAFQRILAGEPDATTLGAFWLANRWKRNNPEELAGYTDVMREESVVTAEPEADPVDCGANYDGKHSSAVLGVGAGLVAAAAGTPVVVHSGDRVPTQKETAYKHVLDELGVRTELEPAESADMVDETGFGFYYQPEFNPGVHDLLERRDQMGVRTFVNTIETVGNPANADVHLGSFYHLAFAKKLTDLIRNSDHLDYSRAIFFQGMEGYDDIRPGYTKVAEWTEGDELEDYEIETAEYGMEMENEDLEVDDVTADSATITEDVLAGERDGHFADAIALNGAFRMYAREDVDSLETGLETARDVIADGSAEAVLEDLRAF; via the coding sequence ATGGCGCAGGCATCCCAGGAGTTCGGTGAGTGGCCGCTGAAACGGCTGATGACGGAGGTCGTCGGCTCCGGTCCCAAGTCGGCCGACGACATGAGCCGCGAGCAGGCCCGCGAGGCCTTCCAGCGGATTCTGGCCGGCGAGCCCGACGCGACGACGCTGGGCGCGTTCTGGCTGGCCAACCGCTGGAAGCGAAACAACCCCGAGGAGCTGGCCGGCTACACCGACGTCATGCGGGAGGAGTCGGTCGTCACCGCCGAGCCCGAGGCCGATCCGGTCGACTGCGGAGCCAACTACGACGGCAAGCACAGTTCGGCCGTCCTCGGCGTCGGCGCCGGCCTCGTGGCCGCCGCCGCGGGCACGCCGGTCGTCGTTCACTCCGGGGACCGCGTCCCGACCCAGAAAGAAACGGCGTATAAACACGTCCTCGACGAACTCGGCGTCAGGACCGAGCTCGAGCCCGCGGAGAGCGCCGACATGGTCGACGAGACCGGATTCGGCTTCTACTACCAGCCCGAATTCAATCCCGGCGTTCACGACCTGCTCGAGCGGCGCGACCAGATGGGCGTCCGGACGTTCGTCAACACGATCGAGACCGTCGGTAACCCCGCCAACGCCGACGTTCACCTCGGCTCGTTCTACCACCTCGCGTTCGCGAAGAAGCTGACCGACCTCATCCGGAACAGCGACCACCTCGACTACTCTCGAGCCATCTTCTTCCAGGGGATGGAAGGCTACGACGACATCCGCCCCGGATACACGAAGGTCGCCGAATGGACCGAAGGTGACGAACTCGAGGACTACGAGATCGAGACCGCCGAGTACGGGATGGAGATGGAAAACGAGGACCTCGAGGTCGACGACGTCACCGCCGACTCCGCGACGATCACCGAGGACGTGCTGGCCGGCGAGCGCGACGGCCACTTCGCCGACGCTATCGCCCTCAACGGCGCGTTCCGGATGTACGCCCGCGAGGACGTCGACAGTCTCGAGACGGGCCTCGAGACCGCCCGTGACGTCATCGCCGACGGCAGCGCCGAGGCGGTGCTCGAGGACCTGCGGGCGTTCTGA
- a CDS encoding DUF3368 domain-containing protein — MEPALDELREAGFWIGDDLYQRAVDAVDESDT; from the coding sequence ATCGAACCGGCGCTCGACGAACTTCGCGAAGCCGGATTCTGGATCGGTGACGATCTCTACCAGCGTGCGGTCGACGCCGTCGACGAAAGTGATACCTGA
- a CDS encoding GNAT family N-acetyltransferase has protein sequence MALTEPIAIEGDEREQIYEYVETHGAVARVRAREELFPEDPPGDPQYTRAFRHNVAILKRDGYLEEDDDGTLRIAIDVEDEREEFSIEDVDVTIRPARQEDLSGIVGAMRRLVEGMTYIEAETVADELDHENVLLRHNEFESRMFFVATVDDEVVGWAHLHVPNLAKLSHTAELTVGVLEEYRGMGIGSELLDRALEWARSQGHEKVYQSVPSSNEAAIEFFEDRGWVIEAVREDHYKLEDEYIDEVMMAIEL, from the coding sequence ATGGCACTCACCGAACCGATCGCGATCGAGGGCGACGAACGGGAGCAGATCTACGAGTACGTCGAGACCCACGGCGCGGTCGCTCGGGTCCGTGCTCGGGAGGAGCTCTTCCCGGAGGATCCGCCGGGAGACCCCCAGTATACGCGAGCGTTTCGGCACAACGTGGCGATCCTGAAGCGGGACGGGTATCTCGAGGAGGACGACGACGGAACCCTCCGCATCGCCATCGACGTCGAGGACGAGCGCGAGGAGTTCTCGATCGAGGACGTCGACGTCACGATTCGACCCGCCAGACAGGAGGATCTCTCGGGCATCGTCGGCGCGATGCGACGGCTCGTCGAGGGGATGACCTATATCGAGGCCGAGACCGTCGCCGACGAACTCGACCACGAGAACGTCCTGCTCCGGCACAACGAGTTCGAATCCCGGATGTTCTTCGTCGCGACCGTCGACGACGAGGTCGTGGGCTGGGCCCACTTGCACGTCCCCAACTTGGCGAAGCTCTCCCACACCGCCGAACTGACGGTCGGCGTCTTGGAGGAGTACCGCGGGATGGGGATCGGGAGCGAACTGCTCGACCGCGCCCTCGAGTGGGCGCGCTCGCAGGGCCACGAGAAGGTCTACCAGAGCGTCCCCTCGAGCAACGAGGCGGCCATCGAGTTCTTCGAAGATCGGGGCTGGGTCATCGAGGCCGTCCGAGAGGACCACTACAAACTCGAAGACGAGTACATCGACGAGGTGATGATGGCGATCGAACTGTAG
- a CDS encoding SDR family NAD(P)-dependent oxidoreductase: MRLEDKTVVITGAGAGIGRETALRCADEGARVIVTDVDVEGGEETVQRIEDAGGEAEFAELDVTDSDRVHDVVDAVAEDYGLDVMINNAGTGHPGGPLEELDDEVRDFVVDININGVWNGCSAALPHMKEQGHGAIVNVGSLASILGLPHQAAYSTTKAAVLNLTRTVAAEAGPYGVRANAVCPGFTETQLLDDYLEQQGDPERAREAMVEEYPLGRLAEPEEIADAILFLASDEASFVTGHGLVVDGGYSA; this comes from the coding sequence ATGCGACTCGAAGACAAAACCGTCGTTATCACGGGTGCGGGCGCGGGAATCGGTCGGGAGACGGCACTACGGTGTGCCGACGAGGGCGCGCGCGTCATCGTCACTGACGTCGACGTCGAGGGCGGCGAGGAGACCGTCCAGCGCATCGAGGACGCCGGCGGCGAGGCGGAGTTCGCCGAACTCGACGTCACCGACAGCGATCGGGTCCACGACGTCGTCGACGCCGTCGCAGAGGACTACGGGCTCGACGTGATGATCAACAACGCCGGCACCGGTCATCCCGGCGGCCCGCTCGAGGAACTCGACGACGAGGTCCGCGATTTCGTGGTCGATATCAACATCAACGGCGTCTGGAACGGCTGTTCCGCGGCCCTCCCGCACATGAAAGAACAGGGCCACGGCGCGATCGTCAACGTCGGCTCGCTGGCGAGTATCCTCGGGCTCCCACACCAGGCCGCCTACTCGACGACCAAGGCCGCCGTGTTGAACCTGACCCGAACCGTCGCGGCGGAGGCCGGCCCCTACGGCGTCCGCGCCAACGCCGTCTGTCCCGGTTTCACGGAGACCCAGCTGCTCGACGACTATCTGGAACAGCAGGGCGACCCGGAGCGGGCTCGCGAGGCCATGGTCGAGGAGTACCCGCTCGGGCGGCTCGCCGAACCCGAGGAGATCGCCGACGCGATCCTGTTCCTCGCCAGCGACGAGGCCTCGTTCGTCACCGGCCACGGACTGGTCGTCGACGGCGGCTATTCGGCCTGA
- a CDS encoding PAS domain S-box protein — translation MGSSSTDADHRAQLHRQEVVADLSQQALETGELDGVLADAARAVAETLGIEYCTVFELRPDRTTAALRAGAGWSADSVGSTAVSADRSTWIGRAARAVEPVVADDFDDESRFSTSELLADHSAGSGVAVRIGPAEEPWGVLGAYATEKHAFADADVDFLERVADVLGSAVESARTRRELERTERRFEAIFEDPNILAGLLEPDGTVLDINGTAMEYIDADLEDVTGEPFWETPWWGEGDDVRDDVRRWTERAAAGEYVNFEADLTRPDGERYTLNGAFRPVTNDAGEVISVIVSDRDVTERKERERQLEESEQRYRTLVDHFPNGAVALVDEDLTYRTVGGSPTDTADATAEEIEGEPVAEAVPSPLADELVSCYEAALEGASSSFEATANGRVFDFHVVPVRDDDGEVFAALGMSQDVTERKERERELEESEQRYRTLTEYFPNGLVTLFDPDLRYELAAGQGFDRIPVDPADFEGSHVREVWDDETADVLQPVFEAALDGEAQSIELEYSGREWVLRVAPITDERGDVFAGMTMAQDITERKKHERYLRETTAQLEAATEAGAVGTWEWHIPEDEIVAGETFAETFDVDPEAARAGISSERFFEAIHPADLGRVEEKLEAAFESCGEYEAEYRVRTADDDLRWVVARGRVECDEDGNPVRFPGVVTDITERKRAELQLERTNEQLETLFDVLPVGVVVADADGRILQANDTAEEIWGGDVFDTDSVAEYEKYPVWSADTGERVSPGEMTLARVLDGEAVTEPDIYEIEAADGERRIVRVEGMPVRNERGEVTRGVVTVTDITERRESQRKLEESEQRYRTLIDHFPNGAVGLFDENLEYQIAGGGAFDEIGVSADEIIGETLWERYPPDVAERLEPRFEAALEGEISAFEWEYHDRVWMAYTVPVTDDAGEIFGGMVMVQEITERKERERKLRERERSLEQYKEYIDEILDAIDDVFYVVGEDGSLQRWNRSVTEVTGYADEEIAAMDTTDLFTDDDLEGALDAVREGFETGSFNAELTVRTEDGDAVPFEFNASRLEDPWGNTVLAGIGRDITDRLERERHLERYETIVETVNDGIYVVDEDGNFTMVNETYAEMLGYEPDELVGTDASRIVDDEVVERVEELMAGEVDRPTLEAEVHTADGDRLPVEATFSMLPEDDSAWHRVSIVRDISERRERERRLEESERRYRTLVENFPGGAVGLYDEDLEYIVVGGEAFDDLGIDEDEVAGATVDERFSDELVAEIGPYFRAVFEGESNTFEYQAHGRDVWAHTLPLRNEDDEIFAGMVMAQDVTERKEYERKLEESNERLERFAYAASHDLQEPLRMVTSYLTLLENRYADAFDEDGREFLEFAVDGADRMREMIDGLLEYSRVETRGDPFEPMDLDDIVDDVLEDLQFRIEETGAELTVEDLPRVEGDASQLRQVFQNLLSNALTYSGDESPRIHVGAERRGDEWVISVADEGIGIDPEDQDRVFTIFDRLHSRSEYDGTGIGLALCERIVERHGGEIWVDSEPGEGSTFSVALPASRDS, via the coding sequence ATGGGATCGTCGTCCACTGACGCGGATCACCGCGCGCAGCTTCACCGGCAGGAGGTCGTCGCCGACCTCAGCCAGCAGGCCCTCGAGACGGGGGAACTCGACGGAGTGCTGGCGGACGCGGCGCGGGCCGTCGCGGAGACGCTCGGTATCGAGTACTGTACCGTCTTCGAACTCCGACCCGATCGAACGACGGCCGCGTTGCGGGCCGGCGCCGGCTGGTCCGCCGATTCCGTCGGATCGACCGCCGTGTCCGCCGACCGGTCCACGTGGATCGGACGCGCGGCTCGTGCGGTGGAGCCGGTCGTCGCCGACGATTTCGACGACGAATCGCGGTTTTCCACCTCGGAACTGCTCGCCGATCACAGCGCCGGCAGTGGCGTCGCCGTCCGAATCGGGCCGGCCGAAGAGCCGTGGGGCGTTCTGGGCGCGTACGCGACCGAGAAACACGCGTTTGCCGACGCCGACGTCGACTTCCTCGAGCGCGTCGCGGACGTCCTCGGGTCGGCGGTCGAGAGCGCCCGCACGCGGCGCGAGCTCGAGCGAACGGAGCGACGGTTCGAGGCGATTTTCGAGGACCCGAACATCCTCGCGGGGCTGCTCGAGCCGGACGGGACGGTCCTCGACATCAACGGGACGGCCATGGAGTACATCGACGCCGATCTCGAGGACGTGACCGGCGAGCCGTTCTGGGAGACGCCGTGGTGGGGTGAGGGCGACGACGTCCGTGACGACGTCAGGCGGTGGACCGAGCGAGCGGCGGCCGGCGAATACGTGAACTTCGAGGCCGATCTCACGCGGCCGGACGGGGAGCGATACACCCTGAACGGCGCGTTCAGACCCGTCACGAACGACGCGGGGGAGGTCATCTCGGTGATCGTCTCCGATCGCGACGTCACCGAGCGCAAGGAGCGCGAACGGCAGTTAGAGGAGTCCGAACAGCGCTACCGGACGCTGGTCGATCACTTCCCCAACGGCGCCGTCGCCCTCGTCGACGAGGACCTCACCTATCGGACCGTCGGCGGGAGTCCGACGGACACGGCCGACGCCACGGCCGAGGAGATCGAGGGCGAGCCGGTCGCGGAGGCCGTCCCGTCTCCGCTGGCCGACGAACTCGTCTCGTGTTACGAAGCCGCCCTCGAGGGTGCGTCGAGCTCGTTCGAGGCGACCGCTAACGGGCGCGTTTTCGACTTCCACGTCGTCCCGGTTCGGGACGACGACGGCGAGGTGTTCGCCGCGCTCGGCATGTCCCAGGACGTCACCGAGCGCAAGGAGCGCGAGCGGGAACTCGAGGAGTCCGAGCAGCGCTATCGGACGCTCACGGAGTACTTCCCGAACGGACTCGTGACGTTGTTCGACCCCGACCTCCGGTACGAATTGGCGGCCGGACAGGGATTCGACCGCATTCCCGTCGATCCCGCGGACTTCGAAGGCAGCCACGTCAGGGAGGTCTGGGACGACGAGACCGCCGACGTCCTACAGCCGGTGTTCGAGGCCGCGCTGGACGGCGAGGCGCAGTCGATCGAACTCGAGTACAGCGGTCGCGAGTGGGTCCTGCGGGTAGCCCCCATCACGGACGAGCGCGGCGACGTCTTCGCGGGGATGACGATGGCCCAGGACATCACCGAGCGCAAGAAACACGAGCGATACCTCCGGGAGACGACGGCGCAACTCGAGGCCGCGACCGAGGCGGGCGCGGTCGGGACGTGGGAGTGGCACATTCCGGAGGACGAGATCGTCGCCGGCGAGACGTTCGCCGAGACCTTCGACGTCGATCCCGAGGCGGCCCGCGCGGGCATCTCGAGCGAGCGGTTTTTCGAGGCGATCCACCCTGCCGACCTCGGGCGCGTCGAGGAGAAATTGGAAGCGGCTTTCGAGTCCTGCGGGGAGTACGAGGCGGAGTACCGCGTCCGAACCGCCGACGACGACCTCCGCTGGGTCGTCGCCCGGGGCCGCGTCGAGTGCGACGAGGACGGGAATCCGGTCCGATTTCCCGGCGTGGTCACCGACATCACGGAGCGCAAACGCGCCGAGTTACAGCTCGAACGGACCAACGAGCAACTCGAGACGCTGTTCGACGTCCTCCCCGTCGGGGTCGTGGTCGCCGACGCCGACGGTCGGATTCTCCAGGCCAACGACACCGCCGAGGAGATCTGGGGCGGCGACGTCTTCGATACCGACTCCGTCGCGGAGTACGAGAAGTATCCGGTGTGGTCGGCCGACACTGGCGAGCGCGTCTCTCCGGGGGAGATGACTCTCGCGCGCGTCCTCGACGGCGAGGCGGTGACCGAGCCCGACATCTACGAGATCGAAGCCGCCGACGGCGAGCGCCGGATCGTCCGAGTCGAGGGAATGCCGGTCCGGAACGAGCGCGGCGAGGTGACCCGCGGCGTCGTCACCGTCACCGACATCACCGAGCGCCGGGAGTCCCAGCGCAAACTCGAGGAGTCCGAGCAGCGCTACCGGACGCTGATCGACCACTTCCCCAACGGCGCGGTCGGGCTGTTCGACGAGAACCTCGAGTATCAGATCGCCGGCGGCGGCGCGTTCGACGAGATCGGCGTCTCCGCGGACGAGATCATCGGCGAGACGCTCTGGGAGCGGTATCCCCCGGACGTCGCCGAGCGTCTGGAACCGCGATTCGAGGCCGCACTCGAGGGCGAGATCAGCGCCTTCGAGTGGGAGTACCACGACCGGGTCTGGATGGCGTACACGGTCCCCGTCACGGACGACGCGGGCGAGATCTTCGGCGGGATGGTCATGGTCCAGGAGATCACCGAGCGAAAGGAACGCGAGCGGAAACTCCGCGAGCGCGAGCGCAGCCTCGAGCAGTACAAGGAGTACATCGACGAGATCCTCGACGCCATCGACGACGTGTTCTACGTCGTCGGCGAGGACGGTTCGTTGCAGCGGTGGAACCGGAGCGTGACCGAGGTGACCGGCTACGCGGACGAGGAGATCGCCGCGATGGACACGACGGACCTCTTTACGGACGACGATCTGGAGGGCGCCCTCGACGCCGTTCGGGAGGGATTCGAGACGGGGTCGTTCAACGCGGAACTGACGGTCCGGACCGAAGACGGCGACGCCGTCCCCTTCGAGTTCAACGCCTCGCGCCTCGAGGATCCCTGGGGGAACACGGTACTGGCCGGTATCGGGCGCGACATCACCGACCGGCTCGAGCGCGAGCGACACCTCGAGCGCTACGAGACGATCGTCGAGACGGTCAACGACGGCATCTACGTCGTCGACGAGGACGGGAACTTCACGATGGTCAACGAGACCTACGCCGAGATGCTCGGCTACGAACCGGACGAACTCGTCGGGACCGACGCTTCGCGGATCGTCGACGACGAAGTCGTCGAACGGGTCGAGGAACTGATGGCGGGCGAGGTCGACCGACCGACGCTCGAGGCTGAGGTCCACACGGCCGACGGCGACCGCCTCCCGGTCGAGGCGACATTCTCGATGTTGCCCGAGGACGACAGCGCGTGGCACCGCGTCAGCATCGTCCGGGACATCAGCGAGCGACGGGAACGTGAACGCCGGCTCGAGGAGTCGGAGCGGCGGTACCGAACGCTCGTCGAGAACTTCCCCGGCGGTGCGGTGGGGCTGTACGACGAGGACCTCGAGTACATCGTCGTCGGCGGCGAGGCGTTCGACGACCTCGGCATCGACGAAGACGAGGTCGCCGGGGCGACGGTCGACGAGCGGTTTTCGGACGAGCTCGTCGCGGAGATCGGACCGTACTTCCGGGCCGTGTTCGAGGGCGAGTCGAACACGTTCGAGTATCAGGCCCACGGACGGGACGTCTGGGCCCACACCCTCCCGCTTCGAAACGAGGACGACGAGATCTTCGCGGGCATGGTCATGGCCCAGGACGTCACCGAGCGCAAGGAGTACGAGCGCAAACTCGAGGAGTCCAACGAGCGGTTGGAACGGTTCGCCTACGCGGCCAGCCACGACCTGCAAGAGCCCCTGCGGATGGTCACGAGCTACCTCACGCTGCTCGAGAACCGGTACGCCGACGCCTTCGACGAGGACGGGCGGGAGTTCCTCGAGTTCGCGGTCGACGGCGCCGATCGGATGCGCGAGATGATCGACGGCCTCCTCGAGTACTCCCGCGTCGAGACGCGGGGCGATCCGTTCGAACCGATGGATCTCGACGATATCGTCGACGACGTCCTCGAGGACCTCCAGTTCCGGATCGAGGAGACGGGCGCCGAGCTCACCGTCGAGGACCTCCCGCGCGTCGAGGGCGACGCCAGCCAGTTGCGGCAGGTGTTCCAGAACCTGCTGTCGAACGCGCTCACCTACAGCGGCGACGAATCGCCACGGATTCACGTCGGCGCCGAGCGCCGGGGTGACGAGTGGGTGATCTCGGTCGCGGACGAGGGGATCGGCATCGATCCCGAGGACCAGGACCGCGTGTTCACCATCTTCGACCGCCTCCACAGTCGCAGCGAGTACGACGGGACCGGGATCGGGCTGGCGCTCTGTGAGCGCATCGTCGAGCGCCACGGCGGGGAGATCTGGGTCGACTCCGAACCCGGCGAGGGCTCGACGTTCTCCGTCGCCCTCCCCGCCTCCCGCGACTCGTAG
- a CDS encoding peptidylprolyl isomerase, with protein MGDVTATLHTNRGDIEVELYDERAPRTVDNFVGLATGGKTWEDPETGEEVEGEPLYDDVAFHRVIEGFMIQGGDPTETGRGGPGYQFDDEFHEELRHDDEGILSMANSGPDTNGSQFFITLDAQPHLDDRHSVFGKVIDGMDVVREIGSVDTDANDQPKEDVVLESVSVDYE; from the coding sequence ATGGGAGACGTTACTGCCACCCTGCACACGAACCGCGGCGATATCGAAGTCGAACTCTACGACGAGCGCGCACCGCGGACCGTCGACAACTTCGTCGGGTTGGCCACGGGCGGGAAGACGTGGGAGGACCCCGAGACGGGCGAGGAGGTCGAGGGCGAGCCCCTGTACGACGACGTCGCCTTCCACCGCGTCATCGAGGGCTTCATGATCCAGGGCGGCGACCCGACCGAGACCGGTCGCGGCGGCCCCGGCTACCAGTTCGACGACGAGTTCCACGAGGAGCTTCGCCACGACGACGAGGGCATCCTCTCGATGGCCAACTCCGGGCCCGACACCAACGGCTCGCAGTTCTTCATCACGCTGGACGCCCAGCCCCATCTCGACGACCGCCACTCCGTCTTCGGCAAAGTGATCGACGGGATGGACGTCGTCCGCGAGATCGGGAGCGTCGACACCGACGCCAACGACCAGCCGAAGGAGGACGTCGTCCTCGAGTCGGTCTCCGTCGACTACGAGTAA
- a CDS encoding succinylglutamate desuccinylase/aspartoacylase family protein, whose protein sequence is MSQHTGYTGTHTAEEVTLATLPSGVDLTTTIHTYDGAEDGPTLYVQAAQHGREINGTETLRRFHERLPLEELSGTVVAVPVANPLTFDLVSYITPEEFDSVNPNMNRIWPGDADGSLHQQMAARLWTEVSRADAIVDLHTGSPDMYPHVVYREGDERSRALAEAFGTDLLLSEQADEEASDEWHRRGFAGKLRVAAAGEGIPSITPELAHNKQILEDAVEEGVDGLLDVCRYLGLLPGDPAEYDGTVARNHLGQVTADGSGLFRPEPELEVGQSIAEGTSLGTVYDPRTYEPLHEAAADRDGILYALTREATVTAGDQLASVALVREE, encoded by the coding sequence ATGAGTCAGCACACCGGATACACCGGAACCCATACGGCGGAGGAGGTGACGCTCGCGACGCTCCCCTCGGGAGTCGACCTCACGACGACGATCCACACCTACGACGGCGCCGAAGACGGACCGACGCTGTACGTACAGGCCGCCCAGCACGGCCGCGAGATCAACGGCACCGAGACGCTCCGGCGGTTTCACGAGCGGCTCCCGCTCGAGGAGCTCTCGGGAACGGTCGTCGCCGTCCCCGTCGCGAACCCGCTGACCTTCGATCTCGTCTCCTACATCACGCCCGAGGAGTTCGACAGCGTCAATCCGAACATGAACCGTATCTGGCCGGGCGACGCGGACGGGAGCCTCCACCAGCAGATGGCCGCGCGGCTCTGGACGGAGGTCAGCCGCGCCGACGCCATCGTCGACCTCCACACCGGGAGCCCCGACATGTACCCACACGTCGTCTACCGTGAGGGGGACGAGCGCTCGCGCGCGCTCGCCGAAGCCTTCGGTACCGACCTGCTGCTCTCCGAACAGGCCGACGAGGAGGCCTCCGACGAGTGGCACCGGCGCGGCTTCGCGGGGAAACTCCGCGTCGCCGCCGCCGGGGAGGGGATCCCGTCGATCACGCCCGAGCTCGCGCACAACAAGCAGATCCTCGAGGACGCCGTCGAGGAGGGCGTCGACGGCCTGCTCGACGTCTGTCGGTATCTGGGGCTGCTCCCCGGCGATCCCGCCGAATACGACGGGACGGTCGCCCGGAACCACCTGGGACAGGTCACCGCCGACGGCTCCGGCCTCTTTCGCCCGGAACCGGAGCTCGAGGTGGGTCAGTCCATCGCCGAGGGAACGTCGCTCGGGACCGTGTACGATCCGCGGACGTACGAACCGCTCCACGAGGCGGCCGCGGATCGCGACGGGATCCTCTACGCGCTCACCCGGGAGGCGACCGTGACCGCGGGCGATCAGCTCGCGAGCGTCGCGCTGGTCCGCGAGGAGTGA
- a CDS encoding small multi-drug export protein — protein sequence MTLAPALVDVGSALEEATGAGRYLLVFALAMIPAIEPFIVIPVAIGLGFDPVATGGAAFAGSVTAVGLIVVAHERLTDWWARRRGGDELDSSDRYGRARRVWKRYGIVGLSLAGPILAGIHLTALLAVVVGEDARLTAGWLTVGLAAWTVVLVGGSTVGLSLLGLP from the coding sequence ATGACACTCGCTCCAGCACTCGTCGACGTCGGCAGCGCGCTCGAGGAGGCGACCGGCGCCGGTCGATACCTCCTCGTGTTCGCCCTCGCGATGATTCCCGCGATCGAACCGTTCATCGTCATCCCGGTCGCGATCGGGCTCGGATTCGATCCGGTCGCCACCGGCGGAGCCGCCTTCGCCGGCAGCGTCACCGCGGTCGGGCTGATCGTCGTCGCCCACGAGCGACTGACCGACTGGTGGGCTCGCCGGCGGGGCGGCGACGAACTCGACTCGAGCGACCGATACGGCCGCGCGCGACGAGTCTGGAAGCGCTACGGGATCGTCGGGCTCTCGCTCGCCGGCCCGATACTCGCCGGAATCCACCTCACGGCGCTGCTGGCGGTGGTCGTCGGCGAAGACGCGCGGCTGACCGCCGGCTGGCTCACGGTCGGACTCGCGGCCTGGACGGTCGTTCTCGTCGGCGGTTCGACCGTCGGGCTCTCGCTGCTCGGGCTCCCCTGA
- a CDS encoding UPF0175 family protein → MAAIEIPEAVYDALRLPEGEREGIMREELACSLYDRDVLSFGKARELAGMTKREFGELLGERGIERHYTAEELDEDLEYASD, encoded by the coding sequence ATGGCCGCGATCGAGATCCCGGAAGCAGTGTACGACGCGCTTCGCCTTCCGGAAGGCGAACGAGAGGGCATTATGCGCGAAGAGCTCGCGTGCTCGCTGTACGATCGAGACGTCCTGTCCTTCGGAAAGGCCCGCGAGCTTGCAGGAATGACGAAACGGGAGTTCGGTGAACTACTCGGTGAGCGCGGAATCGAGCGGCATTATACCGCGGAAGAACTGGACGAAGACCTCGAGTATGCCAGCGACTGA
- a CDS encoding response regulator — protein MTDSCATPDSGHSQTLLLVEDNPGDARLIEEAFSPALADRLRVVSTGDEALDFVNQRGEYVDAQRPDLILLDWHLPGIDGGTVLAELNSDSNHRRIPVIVLTGSQSEQEVRDAYAKNANACITKTAEPDELEATLRVFENFWLSTVRLPPPANEV, from the coding sequence ATGACCGATAGCTGTGCGACGCCGGATAGCGGCCACTCCCAGACGCTCTTGCTCGTAGAGGATAATCCGGGTGACGCACGGCTCATCGAGGAAGCGTTCAGTCCAGCACTCGCGGACCGACTCCGCGTCGTTTCGACGGGAGATGAGGCGCTCGATTTCGTTAATCAACGCGGAGAATACGTAGATGCCCAGCGGCCGGACCTCATCCTCCTCGATTGGCATCTCCCCGGCATAGATGGCGGGACCGTATTAGCCGAACTGAACTCCGACTCGAATCACCGTCGTATCCCCGTTATCGTATTGACGGGATCGCAGTCTGAACAGGAGGTCCGCGATGCGTATGCGAAGAACGCGAACGCCTGTATTACCAAGACAGCGGAACCGGACGAACTCGAAGCGACACTTCGCGTGTTCGAGAACTTCTGGTTGTCTACCGTGCGGCTCCCCCCTCCTGCCAACGAGGTGTGA